The Pollutimonas sp. M17 sequence AGGGCCGTGCCGTCGACGATTTCAGAAATCCCGACCGCATAGTCATCGGCGCCGGGACGGCGCAGGCCGCGGCCACGCTGTCCAGCCTGTATGCTCCATTCGACCCGGACGGCCGGCGGCGGCTGTGCATGGATGTGCGTAGCGCGGAGTTCGCAAAATACGCCTGCAATGCCATGCTGGCTTCCAGGATATCGCTGGTGAACGAACTGGCCAATATCGCCGAGAAAATGCAGACGGACATGCGGTCCATCTGCAAGGTCCTTGCCACGGACCACCGCATCGGTCCCGACTTCCTGCGCCCGGGCGCCGGCTACGGGGGATCATGCCTGCCCAAGGACTTGCGCGCGCTCATCCGAACGGCGGAACAATGCCAGGAGCCGGCCCCCCTGCTCCGGGCTGTCGAAGAGGTCAACCAGCGCCAGGTCAGGCTGCTGTTCGACTCCATACAGCGGTATTTTGGCGGCAACCTTTGGGGGCGCCGCATTGCGGTATGGGGACTGGCGTTCAAGCCGGGGACGGACGATGTCCGCGAATCGCCCAGCCTGGCGCTGATACGCCTGTTGATCGACGCGGGGGCGGCCGTGCAGGCCTACGACCCGGTGGTCTGCGCTTCGATCCCCAAGCTGGCAAGCCGCCCGGGGCTGGAATTGAGCAGTTCCGCGGCGCAGGCCTGCCGGCACAGCGAAGTCCTGGTGGTGATGACGGAATGGCAGGAATTCGCCGAACCGGATTTTTCGGCACTGGCGGGCAGCCTGGAATCCGGAGCCGTTTTCGACGGACGCAACCTGTATCGTCCCGAGCAGTTGGCTCCCTTCCATCTGCAGCATTTCCGGGTTGGCCAGAAGGTCCGGGGCAATCCGCTTGCGCCGGGCCGCCGCGCGGCCACGCCCGTACATTCCTGCCCCTGACAAGCCGGCAAACCCGCCGCCCGCTTTCACAACCGGATCGGCTCATGGAGAACGACAATGCAGACAGACTGGGGATCTCTTTTCGAACTGACCTTGTCCCCTTGGGAACTCATCGTGCGGGGCACGATAACGTACTGGTTCATCTTCCTGCTGCTGCGGCTGGCCGGCCGCCGTGACTTCGGATCGGTGGGAATGGCCAATATCCTGCTCCTGGTGATGATCGCGGATGCGGCGCAGAACGGCATGGCGGGCGATTACGAGACCATCACGGAAGGCATGATCCTCATTGCCACCCTGGTGTTCTGGAGCGTGTTCGTGGACCGCCTGTGCTATTTCGTGCCTGCCGCGCGCGTCGTCCTGGAAGCCAGCCGCCTGTGCCTGGTCAAGGATGGGCAGATACAGCGCCGCGGAATGCGCCGCGAATACATAACCGAAGACGAACTCATGGCCGAGCTGCGCAAGAACGGCATCGACGATGTCAGGAAAGTCAGGCGCGCCTACATGGAGGAAGCGGGCGACATCAGTGTTCTGCCTTACCGGAAATGACGGGCGGCCGCGCCACGGCCAATACGGTCGCCAGCAGCTCGCGCGGGTCCACCGGCTTGGCCACATGCACCTGGAAGCCCGCCAGCAACGCGCGTAGCCTGTGTTCGCGCTCCGCATAGCCTGACAGCGCAATGGCCGGCAGGCGCTGCGCGAGCGATGATTTGCGTTGCGCCTCCATAGTCCTGATCTGCGCAATGACCTCGTAGCCATCCGGCTCGCCCAGTGAAATATCGCAGATCAGCGCATCGGGCCACTGCTCGGGCGGACGCTCCCGCAATGCCGACAACAGCGGCTGGCCGGAATCGAACAGTTCCACCCTGCTGCCCTGGTCCTGCAGGACCTCTCCCAGAAGCTGCCGGGCTTCGGCCTGATCGTCCGCAACGAATACCGTCAGGCCCTTCAGCCTGTCGCCGCCCGTCAGCTCCTTGGGCGCGGCGGGCGCCAGCGTGGCGACGGCCCGCAAAGGCAGGCGGATGGCAAACGTCATGCCGCCGCCGTCTTCCGAGGGCTGGACCTGCAGGCCGCCTCCCATCTGCTCCAGCATGCCGTTCACCCGCGTCGGGTCGAGCACCGGAACGGCAGGGGACTGCGCCGCCGCCCCTCCATCCTCTTCCACTGTTTCCTGCGGCAACAGGCGCCGGTCAGTCACGGCGACCATGGCATGGGGGCCGTCGCGTTCCACCCGCAGTTCAAGGCGCTCCGACGGCGGCGTGAAGGCAATGGCGTTCTCGCATACCTCGCACAGCACCTGCTGCAGGACGCTGGGGTCGCCGGTCACCCGCAGGGAATCGGCGCTGATCAGTGTATAGAGCACGATGCCCTTCTCGTCGATCTGCGGGCGCATGGCGTCCAGGACGCCCGCGACCAGCGTGGTCAGGTTGACCGGCTGGGCGCTCAACCGGGCTCCCGACTCGTCCAGCGCATTCTGCTGGCGCTGCAGATCCCACATTTGCGCGTAGGTGCCTTTGGCCCGCAACAACTGGGCATGCGTGCCGCGCTCCACGATACGGCCGTGGTCCATGACCAGGATGAGGTCGGCATCGATGATGGTGGACAGCCGGTGGGCGATGATCAGCGTGCTTCGGCCTTGCGCCAGCAATTCGAGTTCGGCCTGTATGGCCCGCTCCGTGCGCGTATCCAGGGCCGAGGTCGCCTCGTCGAACACCAGCAGCGGCGGATTCTTCAGCACCGCCCTTGCGATGGCGATGCGCTGGCGCTCCCCGCCCGAGAGCTTGACGCCGCGCTCGCCGACCAGCGTGTCGTACTGGGCCGGCAGGCTTTGGATCAGCTCATGGATGCGGGCGGCCCTGGCCGCCTCGATCACATCGGCCAGCGACGCTCCCTCGCGCCCATAGGCAATGTTGTAGGCTATCGTATTGTTGAACAGCAGCGAATCCTGAGGCACGACGCCTATCGCGGCGCGCAGGCTCTTCAGGCTGACCGCGCGCACGTCCTGGCCATCCACCGTCACGCTGCCGCTGTCCACGTCGTAGAAACGCAGAAGCAGCCTGGCCAGCGTGGACTTGCCCGAGCCGCTGCCTCCCACCACCGCCACCGTTGCCCCCGGTTCGATGCGGAAGTCGACCTCGTGCAAAATGCGTCGCCCCGGCTCGTAGGAAAAGTCGACCTGCTTGAAAACCACCTCGCCCTTGTCCAGCCGCAGCGGCGGCAGGGGCTGGCCCGGTTCCGTCTCTGGCGGATAGCGCAGCAGGTCGGACATGCGTTCGGCGTTGATCATGGCTTCGCGCGCCTGCCGGAACACCAGGCCCAGCGCGTTCAGGGGCAGGCATACCTGGATGATGTAGGCATTGACCAGCACCAGGTCGCCAACCGCCATCCTGCCGTCGACCACTTCCTGTCCGGCCAGGATCATGACGGCGGCCACACCCAGCGCGATGATGCCGCTCTGGCCCACATGCAGGACCGACAAGGCTTTCTGGTTGTCTATCCCGACGCCTATCCATTTTTTCATGGTATCGCGCAAACGCTGCGATTCGAAAGCTTCGCTGGTATAGAACTTGACCGTTTCATAATTCATCAGGCTGTCGACCAGATGGCCCGCGGCCGCCGAATCCAGATCGTTGAGCCGGCGCTGATACGGAGTGCGCTTCTCGGTGAACACGACCGTATAGATTCCGTAAACGATGAAGGTGACCGCGACGATGCCGGCAAATCCCAGCCTGTAGGCAAATATCATGATCAACACCACCGACACGATCTCGATCAGCGTTGGCAGGACGGTGAAAAGCGCGGTTCCCAGCAAAAAACCCACGCCGGCGGTACCGCGCTGCACATCGCGCGAGAACATGCCGGTCTGATGCCCGCCATGGAAGCGGACGCCCAGGCTGTGCAGATGGTCGAACATCCTGACAGTGAAATCGGCCACCGCCGTCTGGGTCACCCGGGCGAACACCATGTCGCGCAGCTCGGTGAACAGGCCCGAGGCAAAGCGCAGCAATGCATAGCCCAGCAGCAGGAACACCGGCAGCACCAGTTCACCCTGCCCGGGCTCCAGACTGTCCACGATGCCCTTCAAGGCAACGGGCACCAGCACCGCCAGAAGCTTGGCCGCAACCAGCAGTGCCAGCGCGGCGGCGGCTCGCCGGCGGAACCGCCACAGTACATGACCAACCGTCCTCAGCATCTCGCGGCGGGCGGAAGCCGCTGAAGCTCCGCTTTTGCCGGGCCCGCGCCCACTTCGATTATCCTGATCCGCGCTTTCCATCCATCCGGCCTTAGTCCATGATTGACGACGCCGCGAATGCGGCAATTAGCATGCCCGCAGGAAGGCCAGGAACCGCCTTTCGTCGGCACGCAGGCCGGCGGGAGTTTTCAGGCTGCTGCGCGGCGGAAGGGTCCCGGCCAGGTAGGCCTCGGTCACAGCGGGATGGATGTAGCAATCGCGGCATATCGCGGGGGTATTGCCCAGCATCTGCGCGGTGGCCTTGCAGGCCTCGGCCACCGCCGTTCTGTCGGGCGCCTCATTCTTGCTGCCGCGGTCCTGCAACTGGCTGAAGGCAAGCACCGACGCAGCCCATGTACGATAGTGCTTGGCGGTGAAGTCGCCGCCGCCCGCCTCTTTCAGATAAGCGTTGACGCAGCCGGAATCGATGCGCTGCGCGTCTCCCTGCGCGTCCCTGAACTGGAACAGCTCGTGCCCGGGAATTTCCATGCAGCGCCTTATCACACGCGCAATCCTGCGGTCATTGATGGTCACGTCATGGCGCACGCCGCTTTTGCCGCGAAACTGGAAGCGGATGCGGCTGCCCATGACCGAGGCGTGGCGGCGCCGCAAGGTCGTCAGGCCGAACGATTTATTGGTTTTGGCATATTCGCGGGTACCCACGCGGATCAGGGTCAGATCCAGAAGCCTGACCACCACGGCAGTGACCTTGCGGACCGTCAGGGCCTCCGATCTCATGTCCCGTTCGACGCGGCGGCGTATGCGCGGCAAAGCAGCGCCGAACTCCGCCAGCTGCCTGTACTTGTCCGCGTCCCGGATTTCCTTCCAATGCTCGTGATAGCGATATTGCTTCCGTCCTCGCGCATCGCGCGCGGTGGCCTGAATATGCCCTTTGGGGTCCGGGCATATCCAGACATCCTCGTAAGCCGGCGGGATGGCAAGCGCGTTGATTCTCTTCAGGACCCGCGCATCCCGTACCGCCCTGCCCTGCGCGTCCACATAGCGAAAGGCCTTGCCCGCCCGCTTGCGCGAGATTCCCGGATCCGTGTCGGCGGAGTAGACCAGATCCCGCCCGCCCGCAAGGGCCTGGGCAAGATCGGGTACATCGCTCATGGCTCAAGCGTCGGGCGGAATCAAGCCGCGACGGCGGTGGACGCCAGCTCCTGCTTCAAGGACTCCATTTCCTGCGCGAGTTCCTTCAGGTCGATTTTCTTGGAAATCACCTTTGGAAAGAGCTCGTCCTCTTCCTCGGTGACATGATGGTTCACGTACTCGCCCAGGACGGTGAATTTTGCGTCGTACAGGTCGTCGTCCGGACCCATGCCCTGCAACTGGGCAATAAGCTCCTTGGCCGAAGCATGCTCCACCAGGGCCTCGTCGAGCAGATCGCCGAAGGCTTCGGGATTCTGGTCCCTCAGGTAAGGATAGAACTTCTCTTCTTCGATCTTGGTATGTATGGTCAACTCCGTACAGGCCTCCTCCACCATCTTCTGCTTGGCGCCGGAGTCCTTCTCCTTTTCGAAATCCTTGAAAATTTTCTTGACCTTCTTGTGGTCGTCCAGCAATAGGCTCAAGGCCGCCTTCTGGGCCGCGGGAATTTCTGATTTGTTCATGCTCGCTCCTGTATGCAAAGCTGTGTTTCGACGTGGCCGGCTTCATTCTCGGCATGAGTCATACAGCAATTCCCATGCCACCCGGTGTTCAGCCGCGTTCGGGCTGCCGCGGAGGATGCGCCAAGGCGCGCGAGCCATGGCGGTTCGCATAGCACCAGGTAAACTCGGCGCCCAACAGGAAAACCTGGGCCGCGTAGTACACCCAGATCAGCACGACGATCAAGGAGCCGGTCGCAGTAAGCGACGATACGGTCGAGCTCTTGCCCAGATACAAGCCTATGCCGGCCTTGCCCACTTCGAACAGTACGGCCGTTACCGCTGCGCCCACCCATACGTCGCGCCAGGCGATGGCGGCCTGCGGCATGAATTTGTATATGGCGGCAAACAGGACCACCGTCATGCCCAGCGAAAAAGCCGCATTTGCCATCTGGAGCAGCACTTCCCATCCGGGAAAAAGGCCGCTGCTCCATTGCCCCAGGACGGCCAGCAAGGAACTGGCAATCAACGAAACCAGCAGCAGGAAGCCCAAGCCCAGCACCAGTCCGAAGGAAAGCAGCCGGGCCCGGAACATTTTCCACAGCCCCGCCTTCTTCTGCTTGCTGGGCACTTGCCATATCCGGTCCAGGGCGCTTTGCAGCTCGGCGAATACGCGGGTCGCCCCCACCGCCAGGATCACGACGCTGACCAGAGTGGCAAAAAACCCCTGGGTCGGCTTGTCGGCGCTTTTTATCAGGCTCTGTATGCCGGAAGCGCCCTCGGGCCCCACCAGGCCGCCCAACTGGCGGATGATTTCCCCCCGCACCGCGTCCTCTCCCCAGACGGAGCCCGCCACCGCGATCACGATGATCAGCAAAGGGGCGATCGAGAAGATCGTATAGAAGGCAAGCGCCGCCCCCAGGCTGGACGCGTAATCGTCCTTCCAGGCCAGGAAGGCGCTTTTCACGAGATCGAAGAAGTCCCTGATTCTCATTGTGTGCCGTCGCGCATGCCGCCCGCTTTCACGGTATCGCCCTGTCATGGCCCAGCGACGGCGCCTCCGGCACCGATGCCGCCCTTTGCTTGGCCAGGGCCTTCAGGCAATGGGCGATGCAGGCCGCTATGGCTTCGTCGAACCAGGGCTGCCCCCCGCTGACTCCGACGACGATGCCGTCAACGCAGGCGCTGCCCCATAAGCCGGTATCCGAGGCCGTGAGCAGATGGGGCGCCAGTTGCCGGACGAAATGCCCGTCGCGGCCCGTGCGCCAGGCGACGCGGGTCTTATCGCGCGCGAAACGCGCATAGTCGGCATCCCAGGCGGAGCGATCGCCCACGGCATGCTCATAGAGCACCGCGTGGTCGAAATCGCTGGTGCCTGGATCCAGCGCCGGGTCCATCACCACAATGTAAAGGAATCCGCTATCGCCTATCGTACGCTGCGCCAGGCCTTGCTCTATCATGGGCAAAACCAGCGCAACCGCCTCGCGGGCGGCCCTCTGGTCCGCAAAGAAGCTGCCCGCCGGCAATTGTTCTTTATCGTCGATCACGTTCGGGCCTCCTTCTACTCCGCCTTGTGGATTTCGGCATGCATCTGCTTGGCCATCTGCAGATGGCCCTGCAAGACAGGCAAGGTCTTGGATGCGAACGCCTTCACATCGCTGTCCGCGGCATTCTTCGAGGCATTGGTGAACAGGGCGACGGCTTCTTCATGGGCCATGACGCCGATATCCTGAGCATACTTCTTGTCGAATTCCGCGCCCTTGAGCTTGCCCAGCTCCGCCAGTTGGTCCTGCTGCTTCTGATTCAGGGATGCCGGCAGCTCCACGCCCTTGTCCTTGGCCAGGGCTTTCAGTTCCTCGTCGGCCTTGCCATGGTCGGCCAGCATTTTTTGCGCAAACGACTTTATCTGCGGCGATTGGGCGGATTTTTCAGCCAGGGCGCTGGCCTGCAGTTCCAGTTTCCCGGCCATCGCCGCCGAGGTCATGAAGGTGACGTCGGCTTTGCCGATGTCGGCGGCGAGCGCCGCTCCCGATAAGGCGCAAGCCGCCAGGGATAAGCAAAACGCATAAATGGAGAATGCACGCATGGGAGGCTCCTGAGGGTAAAGGGATTGCCGATGGCCCACACCAGCAAGCCCCGTGCCCCCGGCCCGTCCGCAGTCATCCCGGTCTTGCCAGGCGCTGGATGAGCGGCGCATGCCGGGGGTAAGCCGCCAGCAGGGTATCGGTGCAGGCCAGTTCGAATTCGCTGAACTCGAAGCCCGGGGCCACCGTGCAACCCACGAAGGCATAGCTGTCGGGGTCGGCCAGCTCGGCGCCGAACCAGCAGCCCGCCGGGACCACCGCCTGGAACGAGGAACCGGGCGATTGCAGCGCATTGCCCAGCCGGTGCGTCACTGATTTCCCGTCCGGCATCAATACATGGACGTCGAGCGGATGGCCGGCGTAAAAATGCCAGACTTCGTCCGAGGCGATGCGATGCCAGGCGGAGTAGGCGCCATTGTCGAGCAGGTAATAAATGGCCGTCGACGCCGAGCGCTGCGTCCCCGAAGCGCCGCGGGCGACCCGCTCATCGCTGCGATAGGTCTCGGCGTAATAGCCGCCCTCGGGATGCGGCGACAGCCCGAATTGCCGGATAAGGCGCTCCACCTGCGGATCGATCGTATCCATACGCTTGCTCCCGCAAGAATCATGAAACCGCAAATATACATAAACATCCCCGCATGGGCGTGCGGAATACCGACACCCCGCATCGTCCGGCAACACAAGACGCTCGTTATGGTGTTCAATACCGCTCATGAAGATAGAGCCCCAACCCTCCCGCGATGTTGAATCGCCCTATGCCTGGGCACGGCTTATCGTGTCGCTGATGCTGATGACCATCGGCGGAGCGGGCATGTATTCCGTAACGGTGGTGCTGCCGCAAATACAGGCGGAGTTCGGCATAAGCCGCTCGGACGCCTCGCTTCCCTACACCCTGACGATGATAGGCTTTGGCCTGGGAGGCATCCTGATGGGGCGCCTGTCGGACCGCTTCGGCGTGCTCGCCCCCATCGTGGTGGGCACCCTGGGCATCAGTTCGGGCTTCATGCTGGCCGGCTCGGCCGGCAGCATGTGGCAGTTCAACCTGGCGCAAGGCCTGCTGATCGGCCTGATGGGGACGGCGGCGAGCTTTGCGCCGCTGGTCGCCGACACCTCGCAGTGGTTCACGCGCCGGCGCGGCATCGCGCTGGCCATCTGCATGAGCGGCAATTACCTGGCCGGGGCCGTCTGGCCGCCCATCATGCAGCACTTCATCGACACCGTCGGCTGGCGGCAAACCTACCTGGGCATAGGCGTGTTCTGCCTGTTTTCCATGCTGCCCCTGGCGCTGGTCTACCGCCGCCGGCCGCCTTCCACGCCGGCCGCAACGGCCAATACCCATTCCCGCCCCCTGGCGCGCTTCGCCCAGGAAGCGGCCCGCTCCGATCCCGCCCGGCCGCTGGGCCTGTCGCCCGGCGCCCTGCAAGTGCTGCTGTGCATCGCCGGCGTGGCCTGCTGCGTGGCCATGGCCATGCCGCAAGTCCATATCGTGGCCTACTGCGGCGACCTGGGCTTCGGCGCGGCGCGCGGCGCCGAGATGCTGGCGCTCATGCTGGGGCTGGGCATCGTCAGCCGCCTGCTATCGGGGTGGATTTCGGATCATATAGGCGGCTTGCGCACCCTGCTCCTGGGTTCCGTGCTGCAGGGCGTCGCCCTGCTGATGTTCCTGTCCAGTAACGGCCTGGTGTCGCTGTACGTCATTTCGGGGCTGTTCGGCCTGTTTCAGGGCGGGATCGTCCCGGCCTATGCGCTGATCGTCCGCGAATACTTCACGCCCAAGGAAGCCGGGGCGCGCGTGGGCACCGTGCTGATGGCCACGCTTTTCGGCATGGCCCTGGGTGGCTGGATGTCGGGCGCCATCTACGACCTTAGCGGCTCCTACCATGCCGCCTTCATCAACGGCCTGGCATGGAATGCGCTGAACGTCAGCATCATCGGCTTCCTGCTGTACCGCGCCAGGCGCGGACCGGGGCCGGCGGGGCTTGCCGTGGGCGCATGATCGCCCGCGGCAAGCCGCTGGTCCGCCTGGCAGCCTAGTCGGGGAAGGACAGCGCGACGAAATCCACAAAGGCGCGCACGCGCGTCGAAAGCTGGTTTCTTTGCAGATAGGTGGCATAGATATCGGCATCGGGCGTCTGGTAATCGTGCAGCACCTGAACCAGGCGCCCGCTGTCCAGATAGCGCGAGATATCCCACTCGGCACGCATCAGGATGCCATGGCCGTCCAGGGCCCAGTTCACCGCCGTTTCGCCATCGTTGGTGCTGAGCGTGCCGTGAACCCGCACGACCTCGGTGGTCTTCTCGCCGCCCTGCTCCGTGGTCAGGCGCCAGACTCCGTACGCCTCGTCGCCCTGCTGTATGCCTATGCAGTTGTGTTTCTCGAGATCCTTTGGGCTGAGCGGGGCGGCATGGCGCGCCAGATAGGCGGGCGAGGCGCAAAGCAGCCTGCGGTTGGCCGCCAGGCGCCGGGCCATGATACGGCCGTCGGGCGGCTCTCCGAAGCGGATGCACACGTCGAAGGCGTCGCTGCTGAAGGCGGGCGGGTCGACCGACAGCTGCAACTGCACCTGCACGTCCGGATACTTGAGCATGAAGCGCGATACCAGGGGCGCGATATAGCTGCGGCCAAACCCCGGCGATGCATTCACGCGCAGCAGCCCCTTGGGCGCGGCGCCCGATCCAGCCAGCAATTGCTCCATGTCGTCGATTTCGGCCAGGATGCGGCGCGCGTGGGCCAGGTAGATTTCACCCTCGGGGGTGAGCCGCATGCGCCGGGTCGTGCGTATGACCAGCGGTATGCCCAGCCGCGCCTCCATGTGCGCGAGGCGCTTGCTGACCGCCGGCGTGGTGATGCCCAGGCTGCGCGCGGCCGCTCCCAGGCCTGCCGACGAGGCGAGCACAGAGAAGAAAGCCAGCTCGGAAGGATGCGTTCCGGATGTCATGCAAGCGTTTTGATTATTGAATACAGGTTAACAATGGATTCACCGGCAAGCGCTTATTTTGGCTCGAATTGCTCCTATAGTTCAAGCAAGGTCAAGCATTGCAAGAGGAGCACAGGATGAAAACATATCGCATCGCCACCATACCGGGCGACGGCATCGGCAAGGAAGTCATACCCGCGGGCCAGGAACTGCTGCAGGCACTGGCCGCGGCGGACCGCTCCTTCTCGTTCGAGTTCGAGAATTTCGAT is a genomic window containing:
- a CDS encoding DNA topoisomerase IB — its product is MSDVPDLAQALAGGRDLVYSADTDPGISRKRAGKAFRYVDAQGRAVRDARVLKRINALAIPPAYEDVWICPDPKGHIQATARDARGRKQYRYHEHWKEIRDADKYRQLAEFGAALPRIRRRVERDMRSEALTVRKVTAVVVRLLDLTLIRVGTREYAKTNKSFGLTTLRRRHASVMGSRIRFQFRGKSGVRHDVTINDRRIARVIRRCMEIPGHELFQFRDAQGDAQRIDSGCVNAYLKEAGGGDFTAKHYRTWAASVLAFSQLQDRGSKNEAPDRTAVAEACKATAQMLGNTPAICRDCYIHPAVTEAYLAGTLPPRSSLKTPAGLRADERRFLAFLRAC
- a CDS encoding DUF421 domain-containing protein, with the translated sequence MQTDWGSLFELTLSPWELIVRGTITYWFIFLLLRLAGRRDFGSVGMANILLLVMIADAAQNGMAGDYETITEGMILIATLVFWSVFVDRLCYFVPAARVVLEASRLCLVKDGQIQRRGMRREYITEDELMAELRKNGIDDVRKVRRAYMEEAGDISVLPYRK
- a CDS encoding MFS transporter, coding for MKIEPQPSRDVESPYAWARLIVSLMLMTIGGAGMYSVTVVLPQIQAEFGISRSDASLPYTLTMIGFGLGGILMGRLSDRFGVLAPIVVGTLGISSGFMLAGSAGSMWQFNLAQGLLIGLMGTAASFAPLVADTSQWFTRRRGIALAICMSGNYLAGAVWPPIMQHFIDTVGWRQTYLGIGVFCLFSMLPLALVYRRRPPSTPAATANTHSRPLARFAQEAARSDPARPLGLSPGALQVLLCIAGVACCVAMAMPQVHIVAYCGDLGFGAARGAEMLALMLGLGIVSRLLSGWISDHIGGLRTLLLGSVLQGVALLMFLSSNGLVSLYVISGLFGLFQGGIVPAYALIVREYFTPKEAGARVGTVLMATLFGMALGGWMSGAIYDLSGSYHAAFINGLAWNALNVSIIGFLLYRARRGPGPAGLAVGA
- a CDS encoding cupin domain-containing protein, which gives rise to MDTIDPQVERLIRQFGLSPHPEGGYYAETYRSDERVARGASGTQRSASTAIYYLLDNGAYSAWHRIASDEVWHFYAGHPLDVHVLMPDGKSVTHRLGNALQSPGSSFQAVVPAGCWFGAELADPDSYAFVGCTVAPGFEFSEFELACTDTLLAAYPRHAPLIQRLARPG
- a CDS encoding UDP-glucose dehydrogenase family protein; its protein translation is MNVAIVGTGYVGLVTGACLAEAGHFVTCIDNNAVKIGQMREGNLPFHEPGLQAIVLAQLHGGRLRFSTDLTGGTQQAQVVMLAIGTPSAADGCANVDSLLQCAKALADTLDHSCVLAVKSTAPVGTCDHVQSFFDARQASVPDAPRVDVASNPEFLAEGRAVDDFRNPDRIVIGAGTAQAAATLSSLYAPFDPDGRRRLCMDVRSAEFAKYACNAMLASRISLVNELANIAEKMQTDMRSICKVLATDHRIGPDFLRPGAGYGGSCLPKDLRALIRTAEQCQEPAPLLRAVEEVNQRQVRLLFDSIQRYFGGNLWGRRIAVWGLAFKPGTDDVRESPSLALIRLLIDAGAAVQAYDPVVCASIPKLASRPGLELSSSAAQACRHSEVLVVMTEWQEFAEPDFSALAGSLESGAVFDGRNLYRPEQLAPFHLQHFRVGQKVRGNPLAPGRRAATPVHSCP
- a CDS encoding LysR substrate-binding domain-containing protein, which encodes MTSGTHPSELAFFSVLASSAGLGAAARSLGITTPAVSKRLAHMEARLGIPLVIRTTRRMRLTPEGEIYLAHARRILAEIDDMEQLLAGSGAAPKGLLRVNASPGFGRSYIAPLVSRFMLKYPDVQVQLQLSVDPPAFSSDAFDVCIRFGEPPDGRIMARRLAANRRLLCASPAYLARHAAPLSPKDLEKHNCIGIQQGDEAYGVWRLTTEQGGEKTTEVVRVHGTLSTNDGETAVNWALDGHGILMRAEWDISRYLDSGRLVQVLHDYQTPDADIYATYLQRNQLSTRVRAFVDFVALSFPD
- a CDS encoding YihY/virulence factor BrkB family protein, with the translated sequence MRIRDFFDLVKSAFLAWKDDYASSLGAALAFYTIFSIAPLLIIVIAVAGSVWGEDAVRGEIIRQLGGLVGPEGASGIQSLIKSADKPTQGFFATLVSVVILAVGATRVFAELQSALDRIWQVPSKQKKAGLWKMFRARLLSFGLVLGLGFLLLVSLIASSLLAVLGQWSSGLFPGWEVLLQMANAAFSLGMTVVLFAAIYKFMPQAAIAWRDVWVGAAVTAVLFEVGKAGIGLYLGKSSTVSSLTATGSLIVVLIWVYYAAQVFLLGAEFTWCYANRHGSRALAHPPRQPERG
- a CDS encoding ATP-binding cassette domain-containing protein, producing the protein MLRTVGHVLWRFRRRAAAALALLVAAKLLAVLVPVALKGIVDSLEPGQGELVLPVFLLLGYALLRFASGLFTELRDMVFARVTQTAVADFTVRMFDHLHSLGVRFHGGHQTGMFSRDVQRGTAGVGFLLGTALFTVLPTLIEIVSVVLIMIFAYRLGFAGIVAVTFIVYGIYTVVFTEKRTPYQRRLNDLDSAAAGHLVDSLMNYETVKFYTSEAFESQRLRDTMKKWIGVGIDNQKALSVLHVGQSGIIALGVAAVMILAGQEVVDGRMAVGDLVLVNAYIIQVCLPLNALGLVFRQAREAMINAERMSDLLRYPPETEPGQPLPPLRLDKGEVVFKQVDFSYEPGRRILHEVDFRIEPGATVAVVGGSGSGKSTLARLLLRFYDVDSGSVTVDGQDVRAVSLKSLRAAIGVVPQDSLLFNNTIAYNIAYGREGASLADVIEAARAARIHELIQSLPAQYDTLVGERGVKLSGGERQRIAIARAVLKNPPLLVFDEATSALDTRTERAIQAELELLAQGRSTLIIAHRLSTIIDADLILVMDHGRIVERGTHAQLLRAKGTYAQMWDLQRQQNALDESGARLSAQPVNLTTLVAGVLDAMRPQIDEKGIVLYTLISADSLRVTGDPSVLQQVLCEVCENAIAFTPPSERLELRVERDGPHAMVAVTDRRLLPQETVEEDGGAAAQSPAVPVLDPTRVNGMLEQMGGGLQVQPSEDGGGMTFAIRLPLRAVATLAPAAPKELTGGDRLKGLTVFVADDQAEARQLLGEVLQDQGSRVELFDSGQPLLSALRERPPEQWPDALICDISLGEPDGYEVIAQIRTMEAQRKSSLAQRLPAIALSGYAEREHRLRALLAGFQVHVAKPVDPRELLATVLAVARPPVISGKAEH
- a CDS encoding DUF4142 domain-containing protein, which translates into the protein MRAFSIYAFCLSLAACALSGAALAADIGKADVTFMTSAAMAGKLELQASALAEKSAQSPQIKSFAQKMLADHGKADEELKALAKDKGVELPASLNQKQQDQLAELGKLKGAEFDKKYAQDIGVMAHEEAVALFTNASKNAADSDVKAFASKTLPVLQGHLQMAKQMHAEIHKAE
- a CDS encoding hemerythrin domain-containing protein; translated protein: MNKSEIPAAQKAALSLLLDDHKKVKKIFKDFEKEKDSGAKQKMVEEACTELTIHTKIEEEKFYPYLRDQNPEAFGDLLDEALVEHASAKELIAQLQGMGPDDDLYDAKFTVLGEYVNHHVTEEEDELFPKVISKKIDLKELAQEMESLKQELASTAVAA